In Gadus morhua chromosome 2, gadMor3.0, whole genome shotgun sequence, the DNA window caagctgccttttaaggataccttggaatatccgtctattttttaaccatcggacactagtttacgacaaaaacaacacaaatcacggcagctcatttgccgcgtggtttttagagccatgtaaggattagaggggctggtggatagcaaccaccatagcaaccatgacggtcaagtgactggattcagccccgttgaaaaaaatagaataccaccctcaggagattaatgatatttaaatgattatgaccatgaagtctttatttgcatgggtttacatttcgttctgtgtagcatggaaaaatcggagaaacactcccattcggaatgcattggtttacatttctttctttggagcacagttatttgtatttattttcagtttttgaggaggtgcttcaaagatgctaatttttctgcaataatccaaaatcaaatggaaaaacccgttggctttttgtcaagggaacccagggcgacgctcacttccgggttggccaacacacgtcatccctccaccactatactgtaataacgcatgttgaagttgaatgataatgaattaatttattctttattctgccttagtatttatttatttggcagcgaaatgcagtgtgtgtgtgtgtgtgtgtgtgtgtgtgtgtgtgtgtgtgtgtgtgtgtgtgtgtgtgtgtgtgtgtgtgtgtgtgtgtgtgtgtgtataacacgctattttatgttgaaatgcgacgtaatccagtgttcacgaaaacgtacgtgtttctaacaagatgatatcattaaaagttacataaagtaacggtttaataacacaaaagcaggaaacacgtgagctgcatttcccattcagataataaagattaataaagatcatacacattcactgactgaggattattcaagggaaaagtacatttctcgctagaaatgtcattagaaacacgttaaatggtgaatctgtcctaaaatattgcatctcccattcagttaatcctgggtttttcgtatcatatgcacgcgaaatggacgtatccgccctccacagtagttaatgctgggttttgcgtatcgtatgcacacgaaatggtcatttggcgtatgtaggctactgcacgcatcttgaaagtgtcaaaccgtgcgatctgtgcgcatattggtgagactggaaaagctgtcatattcttagttatcacagacaatttttaacaataaatgttctgtacggagctccttaagggacaatggggagaaagctcccggacagaaccttagatggaagtcgtgcttagtgacaaatcacgacaaatacttccaattgatatgcatgagtttgaaaatgttgctttttgacacgaacatttagaaaatacgtgtacctgatcacgtttcaatagattaaataacgtgacagtgtcacctattttcgtgagcccgggatgcctgtacgccggccatcatcgcccgatgaaatattcttcgtcatatctatcaaaccaaacatccttcacgttcgccgaacgacgattatgaaagtaaaatgcacatttctcgctaaaaatgtttacataaacacttttaatggtgtaactattctaaaatatcatattttccacccaggataaaaagtatgtccgccattttcacagaagaatatcctaaaaaactatccaataggaaagatgctcacatcgtctattagagacgtagtgaggcaccccccattccgtatgcagaagacgccgaagggtacctttaccgtcaccgaccgaataaaaagggtacctttgccgtcagtcaccgacgctaaagggcctttgccaacagtcgatatttgacgttctcggagtgagactgtgttgattGGTTAGCCATGGTGGTGAACAGTTCATCAAATTATTTTGAGTCGATTTTTACCTTGTTTAGCTATTGCTCTATAGATacacaaaggacaacttgtcatttttgtgttctatttgttcatactgttattacaACTGATAAGCCTATTCAGCttcccatgattgttgataatcgttgcTCTATCCAtgcagcgggttgtagacccctgcgttagtgagtgtggtgcgacaccccataagcgccacacacgtacacgtaccggcgGGAGGGGtgtgtacgaggctgggagggaatcatcacagtatacccactacaataaaatagattaCACCACTGGGTAGAATCACTTTAGATTGCTTCGTAGATTTCCTCGGGTGGCGTCGGTATGTTTTTAACTGCCGTGCTCCTTGTTCGTCATGAACTTAGTCAACCAAATGCTGTTTCAAATGTTTGGAAAAGGCAATCGACCAACCGATAAGTAATGCAATTTGCATTCCGTATTAATTACTTCCAAGTAACAAACGTAATGTTACGTTACATAGGTGTTTATTGCACATAATGCAGCTTTACCCATGTCATAATGTGAGGGGATGAGGTGATAAATGCTCGCCATGTTGACTGTAAAGTGACTGTGGTCTCTGATGGGAGGTATGATGGTTCCTGGCTGAGTGATTCACTGAAAAACGAAtggctgctgtgtgtgcgtgcgtgtatgcatatgtatgtgtgtgttgttgtgtgtgtgtgtgtgtgtgtgtgagagagagagagagagagagagagagagagagagagagagagaggggacatgtTGTTTCCCAGTTTGTAATCCGAGATGATTTTGGCCGCTGTCATTTGCTGTCACCATGGCGATGAATCACTGGATTAAAGCTCTCTTGCTGCAGCGTCAATgtaacaagtgtgtgtgtctgtgtgtatctattGAGAGGGCCTTTTGTTATCAATCAAAGTGAGTTGTAAGTGTGTTGTCATCTAGTTGTGACGTTGGGACCGAGAATAAACATGCAGTCTTGTACGTTCAGAACTGGCCTTCCAGTGAAAGATGTATGGGATGTTTATGTGGAGGAATGCCAGTGTGTGAGCTAACACATGTGTTTGTAGGGTTGTatatctcagtgtgtgtgtgtgtgtgtgtgtgtgtgtgtgtgtgtgtgtgtgtgtgtgtgtgtgtgtgtgtgtgtgtgtgtgtgtgtgtgtgtgtgtgtgtgtgtgcatgtgtgtgtgtgtgtgtgtgtttgtgcctgatTGTTGGTCTGTCtttttgtaagtgtgtgtgtgtgtgtgtgtgtgtgtgtgcgtgtgtgtgtgtgtgtgtgtgtgtgtgtgtgtgtgtgcgtgtgtgtgtgtgtgtgtgtgtgtgtgtgtgtgtgtgtgtgtgtgtgtctgtgtgtgtgtgtctgtgtgtgtgtcagtatgggtgcgtttgtgtgtgtgtctatatgtatgtgtctgtctgttttagtAGATGcccgtctgtgtgtttatgtgtacatatgtgcacgcatgcatgtgtgtgtggacagcttGGAAATGGACAAAAATAAACTCTATCATCAACGGCCGGTTCTTTCTCCTCTTTCCACATGACAGAGAATGGATTTGTCAGCGTACATCAAGACCAAACTGCCATCAAGATTCCTGTTCTGAGACAGTGATCACATCCTCTCTGTTGAGCATGGCAGTACACATGTTTCCATAACCTTTGTAtggagctggtgtgtgtgtgtgtgtacgtgtgtgtctgcttctgAAAGTGGTACTTACATCCTTGAGCCGCCAGTTGGTCGAGGGATTAGGGATGGTAATTGGGGGTTCAGTTATTAGGGGAGGGGGCGCAATTACCCATAAGCCCCTTTCCCCCAACCACGCCACCCTCAGTGTTGGGTCCTGCTCTTGTAGAATGAGGCTGGCGGTTCGCAGGCGGGTGACGCAGGCGGTgtcctcttacactgattgtagAGACATGACAACACAGATCAGAAAATAGCAACAGCATGTGTATATAAGCGCCTGGAAAGACCCCCCCAGTTCCCCAAAAGCACTGGCTCACACAACAGGACGGAGACGGCAGCAGGAACCGATTACCCCAGAGAGAACATCTCACCCCAACACAAAGCTCTCCACAGAGGACACGACGGAAGGAGGCTCCGCTAGACACATAGAGGATCCGTTCATCTGTATCCGTCTCGCCGTACATTACTTACTGTCATGAAGATGCAGTTCAGCACCGTGGTGGAGAAGCTTAACGGGGAGGTGGTGGCAGCGGATCTGGCTTGCAGCGTCCGGGAGGAAAACACTTCCCAGAAGGAAAGCTACAGCGCTGACTGGAACAGCATCTGCCTCAAAACCAGGCCTCAAGAGAGGTAAGAGAGAGGTGGTGAACGCTAAAACCACCGATTGGCTGGTACACTCGGACAGACATGAGGAACTCGCATGTCTGTCCCTCATGTATTACCATATGTATAAGCATCTCTCTTCTTACCTCATATGATTCCATTGTCAAAGTATGTCCTATCTTATCTTGTATGGTATCTATTTATACCAATATCATTCACAATATAATGGAATTAGACGAGGCCTTTGTTTTGTCTTAGCTTAAATGTCTTAAGATAACTTTATCTAATTAGTTAGACAACTTTGGGATGCATACAAAAGGTGGAGCTGTTCTCTGAGGTAAGCTCCATAAAGGTctcctgatgtgtgtgtctaacccaagctctccccccccccccccccccccccacaggcaGACTCAGGACATGAAGGACGACTCCCGCAAGGAGACCCTGTACCGGCAGTGGCAGCTCCGCACCCTGGGGCAGGCCTGCCCCTCGGGGGTCTTCCGCCTGGGCACGGTGGAGCACGGCGGCCGGGAGCACCAGCTCCTTCCCAAGAGGAACACCCTGCCCCTGCCCATCTTCACCCCGTCCGAGCTGGGCGTCCGGCTGGGCCGCGGGtgggcggcggaggaggagggccggcGGCCCTTCAGCCCTGTCACCAGCCCCGCCAAGCGGACGGTGGACGAGATCACCAGGGACCTGCCCCCCGTCAAGCCCCTTCGCATGGAGTTCGCCTCCAAGGCCCTGGGGCGCTCCATGTCGGTGGAGGCCCAGAGAGGGTGaacaccccccttcccccaaccccctacccccatccaaacacccacacaaacacaccccgccccccgtcgatggaggaagagagagaaggggggggtcataaaagagaggagaaggaggagggcggggggcaaAATGGTGGAGGTCGCAGGATTAAGAAGAGCAGATATGGTCCAGAGCATATCCGAAGAGGCAGGCACATAcgtgttgtgtgtatatgtgtctttAGCGGCCTTCATACTATCCTCAATGTAGCTCCTAGGCACGGCCGGTAGATCCCATATTGGCGAGCGATAGGCTTGTGTTATTGGCATGTGGTGTAGGTCATTGGTGTGATACTTGTAACGCAGAGGTTGGAACATGTTGCCAAAAGTTTTCTCAGCTTTCTCAATGGATTGTCCTGTCCCGTTTTTGTCATATTACTTTTAGAGAAAGaccaacgtttttttttttttttttttaactgcttgttatttgtttttatcaagATGGAAGTAAACCTTAATAAGGTAAACGAAAGTAAGtgttgtttgaatgtgtttggGATCAATAGCATGGGTCAAAACATGTTATAAGTGGACGGTCAAGCACATTATTTGAGAGAAATGGAAAACAAGTTGGTTAAAGAGGATAAGATAACAAGACAAGTGTTCAGTGAAAATAGGCAGTGGCATAAATAGGTTATGATGACATGTTCGTGGGCCCCACCATGGCAACAGTGTTGTCTCATAACAATGGAAGCATCCAGCATCTCTTCGAGTCCCTGACAATGGGATCATATTAAAGAGTATGGAATGCAACCGTGTAGTCATGCCGTGTTTGTGCAGTTTGAAATGTGTGAATACTGTAATTGTGAGTTTACACCCTTGAAATGGTA includes these proteins:
- the tcap gene encoding telethonin, which gives rise to MKMQFSTVVEKLNGEVVAADLACSVREENTSQKESYSADWNSICLKTRPQERQTQDMKDDSRKETLYRQWQLRTLGQACPSGVFRLGTVEHGGREHQLLPKRNTLPLPIFTPSELGVRLGRGWAAEEEGRRPFSPVTSPAKRTVDEITRDLPPVKPLRMEFASKALGRSMSVEAQRG